In Clostridium swellfunianum, a genomic segment contains:
- a CDS encoding damage-control phosphatase ARMT1 family protein: protein MKVSRECIYCLARQAVEIAEEATSDAAIQEEIIKKSLKELSEMDFNETAPEIAFKMHQHAKNITGIHDPYLRLKEQYNEIAEGIYERIIEEKWLDKAQDRFDMACRLAIAGNIIDFSVGLRLEPSDIIKSVEESINHNIFGTGTAALREAVEKSKNIIYIADNSGEIIFDKFLLENLPVEKVTYVVKGGPIVNDATMKDALSTGVANLVKVIDNGHSAQGTILKDCSDSFNSEFNKADLVISKGQANFETLSHIKDKTIFYLMRAKCQSVASAIGCKQMDYVLTSF, encoded by the coding sequence ATGAAAGTTTCACGCGAATGCATTTACTGTCTTGCTAGACAAGCAGTAGAAATAGCAGAAGAAGCAACATCAGACGCAGCAATTCAGGAAGAGATAATAAAAAAATCCTTGAAAGAACTAAGCGAAATGGATTTTAACGAAACAGCTCCTGAAATAGCTTTTAAGATGCACCAACATGCTAAGAATATTACTGGTATTCATGATCCGTATTTAAGATTGAAGGAACAGTATAATGAAATTGCTGAAGGTATCTATGAGAGAATCATTGAAGAAAAATGGCTGGATAAGGCGCAAGATAGATTCGATATGGCCTGCAGATTAGCAATTGCAGGAAACATTATAGATTTTTCAGTTGGACTGAGGCTTGAGCCATCAGATATTATTAAATCTGTGGAGGAAAGCATCAACCATAATATTTTTGGTACTGGAACAGCTGCTCTGAGGGAAGCAGTAGAAAAATCCAAGAATATCATTTATATTGCTGACAATTCCGGCGAAATCATATTTGATAAGTTTTTACTTGAGAACCTTCCTGTAGAAAAAGTTACCTATGTTGTAAAGGGAGGACCTATAGTTAATGATGCAACTATGAAAGATGCATTAAGCACAGGTGTTGCAAACCTGGTTAAAGTCATCGACAATGGTCATTCTGCCCAGGGAACCATACTGAAAGATTGCTCGGATAGCTTTAATAGTGAATTTAATAAAGCAGACCTTGTTATAAGCAAAGGACAGGCTAATTTTGAAACCTTAAGCCATATTAAAGATAAGACAATATTTTATCTCATGAGGGCAAAATGCCAGTCAGTTGCTTCTGCTATAGGCTGCAAACAAATGGACTATGTACTTACAAGTTTCTAA
- a CDS encoding DNA polymerase Y family protein, whose protein sequence is MKNNDNRVIFHIDVNSAYLSWTAVHMLQQGASLDIRQIPSIVGGDPVTRHGIVLAKSMPAKKFKIKTGETIYSALQKCPDLYISPPKYDLYMKCSNAMVELLKEYTPTIQRFSVDECFLDFTNMENLYPNFVELAHEIKDRIKKELGFTVNIGISNNKLLAKVASDIKKPDAVVSLFPLEIKKKMWPLPVEDLFMVGRATLPKLHNLNIFTIGDLANCDLKLLKEKLKSHGQMIWNYANGIEFSEVRKSNHIDIKGIGNSTTIAFDVSLRSEAHKVILSLSETVGMRLRDSSNCCSLVSIHFRTSEFSSAGRQRKIHYYTDSTRSIAGIACELFDELWKGEPLRQIGVRVSELCTNEFCQTTFFEDKRNVKNSALDSTLDGIRLKFGSKSVIRCTFLHSGIKPLMGGVQEDDYQLMSSIL, encoded by the coding sequence ATGAAAAATAATGACAATAGGGTTATATTTCACATTGATGTTAATTCTGCCTACTTATCATGGACAGCTGTTCACATGCTTCAGCAGGGCGCTTCTCTGGATATTCGGCAGATACCCTCCATAGTTGGAGGAGATCCCGTTACAAGGCATGGAATAGTTTTAGCTAAGTCTATGCCTGCAAAAAAATTTAAAATTAAGACAGGTGAGACTATATATTCAGCTCTTCAGAAGTGTCCAGACCTTTATATCTCTCCTCCTAAGTATGATTTGTACATGAAATGTTCAAATGCAATGGTGGAGCTTTTAAAGGAATATACGCCAACTATTCAAAGATTTTCGGTGGATGAATGCTTTTTAGACTTTACAAATATGGAAAACTTATATCCTAACTTCGTAGAACTTGCACATGAAATCAAGGACAGAATTAAAAAGGAACTTGGCTTTACGGTAAACATTGGCATATCAAATAACAAGCTCCTTGCAAAAGTTGCCTCTGACATAAAAAAGCCTGATGCAGTTGTAAGCTTGTTTCCACTGGAGATTAAAAAAAAGATGTGGCCGCTTCCGGTAGAAGACTTGTTTATGGTTGGGAGAGCTACACTTCCAAAGCTGCATAACTTAAACATATTTACTATAGGAGATTTAGCCAACTGCGATTTAAAGCTTTTAAAGGAAAAGCTGAAAAGCCATGGTCAAATGATTTGGAACTATGCTAACGGCATTGAGTTTTCCGAGGTAAGAAAGAGCAATCACATTGATATTAAGGGCATAGGAAACTCAACTACTATAGCTTTTGATGTTTCTTTAAGAAGCGAAGCTCATAAAGTGATATTGTCTTTATCCGAGACAGTTGGTATGAGACTTAGAGATTCGAGCAATTGCTGCAGCTTAGTTTCCATTCATTTTCGTACAAGTGAATTTTCAAGCGCAGGAAGACAGAGAAAGATTCACTACTATACTGACAGCACCAGAAGTATAGCTGGCATTGCCTGTGAGTTGTTTGATGAACTTTGGAAGGGTGAACCTCTTAGGCAAATTGGGGTAAGGGTTTCGGAGCTGTGTACCAATGAATTTTGTCAGACAACCTTCTTTGAAGATAAGAGGAACGTTAAAAATAGTGCTTTGGATAGTACATTAGACGGCATAAGGTTAAAGTTTGGTTCTAAATCAGTTATAAGGTGTACTTTTCTTCACTCAGGAATCAAGCCTTTGATGGGAGGAGTACAAGAGGATGATTACCAGCTAATGAGCAGCATTCTATAA
- a CDS encoding SPL family radical SAM protein, with the protein MHETEVKGILSPQNGINIYRGCTHGCIYCDSRSKCYQMKHDFEDIEVKLNAPKLLEDALRRKRKKCMIGTGAMSDPYIHLEEKLGNTRKCIELIDSYGFGLAIQTKSARILRDLDLLKKINEKTKCVVQMTLTTYDEALCKIIEPNVSTTRERFEVLRIMRDSGIPTVVWISPILPFINDTEENIQGILHYCVEAKVRGIICFGMGLTLREGNREYFYKKLDERLPGMKDRYMEDYGYAYQLPSANNSKLMNMMKRICKANNISCDIEQVFNYLHEFEEKKRHEQLMLPGLE; encoded by the coding sequence ATGCACGAAACAGAAGTAAAAGGCATCTTATCACCTCAAAATGGAATAAATATTTACAGAGGTTGCACACATGGCTGCATATATTGTGATTCAAGAAGCAAATGTTATCAGATGAAGCATGATTTTGAAGATATAGAAGTGAAGCTCAATGCGCCAAAGCTTTTAGAAGATGCACTTCGAAGAAAAAGAAAAAAATGCATGATAGGTACTGGGGCAATGAGTGATCCGTACATACACCTAGAAGAAAAACTTGGCAATACAAGAAAGTGCATTGAACTTATTGATTCCTATGGATTTGGACTGGCGATACAGACCAAGTCTGCAAGAATTTTAAGGGATTTGGATTTATTAAAAAAGATTAATGAAAAGACAAAGTGTGTAGTCCAGATGACTCTTACTACTTATGATGAGGCCTTGTGCAAAATTATTGAGCCTAATGTAAGCACTACAAGAGAGAGATTTGAGGTGTTAAGAATAATGCGCGATAGCGGAATACCTACAGTAGTTTGGATAAGTCCTATATTGCCCTTTATCAATGACACTGAGGAAAATATTCAGGGAATTCTACATTATTGTGTAGAGGCAAAAGTACGCGGGATTATCTGCTTTGGTATGGGGCTAACCTTAAGAGAAGGAAACCGAGAATATTTTTATAAGAAGCTGGATGAGAGGCTTCCAGGGATGAAGGATAGATACATGGAAGATTACGGTTATGCATACCAGCTGCCAAGTGCTAATAATAGCAAGTTAATGAATATGATGAAAAGAATCTGCAAAGCTAATAACATATCTTGTGATATTGAACAGGTTTTTAATTATCTTCATGAATTTGAGGAAAAGAAAAGGCATGAGCAGCTAATGCTGCCAGGATTAGAATAG
- a CDS encoding GNAT family N-acetyltransferase has protein sequence MIRQLTQADEKTIMEYLSRNEIETSFLYANIKEFGIDNREEIRRCADYYGFFNGELLKGILPFYNLGSCIPHYEEEEAIPFFASLMKENKFEFLLGMRKIIRPLYDEIKDFKETHSYDESSYFINRNLKPFTLADMNFVNANNAENENAVDFVMDARVNGFKQEVTREDVKKALVQKGKEEEYIIAEKDGTMVAQACVQTYTPEINQIGSVYTSEKERGKGYCKATVSELCRRIIAKGKVPTLSVKKNNTPAVKAYISIGFEHYDDYLIVRFL, from the coding sequence ATGATTAGGCAGCTTACACAAGCTGATGAAAAAACTATTATGGAGTATCTTTCTAGAAACGAAATTGAGACCTCATTTTTATATGCAAATATTAAGGAATTTGGCATTGATAATAGGGAAGAAATAAGAAGGTGTGCAGATTACTATGGATTTTTTAATGGAGAACTGTTAAAAGGAATATTGCCTTTTTACAATCTTGGAAGCTGCATACCGCACTATGAAGAGGAGGAAGCTATACCTTTTTTTGCATCGCTTATGAAGGAAAATAAATTCGAGTTTTTATTGGGGATGCGTAAAATTATAAGACCCTTGTACGATGAGATTAAAGACTTTAAAGAAACTCACTCCTATGATGAAAGCTCCTACTTTATAAACAGGAACTTGAAACCCTTTACATTGGCTGATATGAATTTTGTAAATGCAAATAACGCGGAGAATGAAAATGCAGTTGATTTTGTTATGGATGCTCGTGTAAATGGGTTCAAGCAGGAGGTAACAAGAGAAGACGTTAAAAAGGCTTTAGTTCAAAAGGGAAAAGAAGAGGAATATATAATTGCAGAAAAGGATGGAACCATGGTGGCCCAGGCTTGCGTGCAAACATATACTCCTGAGATAAATCAGATTGGAAGCGTTTATACCTCTGAGAAGGAAAGGGGAAAAGGCTATTGCAAGGCAACAGTTTCTGAACTGTGCAGAAGAATTATTGCAAAGGGAAAGGTGCCTACTCTTTCCGTTAAGAAAAACAATACACCTGCTGTAAAAGCCTATATTTCCATAGGCTTTGAACACTATGATGATTATTTAATCGTTAGGTTTTTGTAG
- a CDS encoding NAD-dependent protein deacylase, with protein MSIKALREIIDKSDNIVFFGGAGVSTESNIPDFRSANGLYNKDSGTRYSPEEILSRSFFTKHTKDFYDFYRSKMIYKEAEPNYAHLALAKLEKQGKLKAVITQNIDGLHQKAGSKNVLELHGSIHRNYCMNCHEFFVLDYIINSADIPKCSRCGGVVKPDVVLYEEGLNMNVLQRAVQYIEKAEVLIVGGTSLSVYPAANLVTYYKGSNLVLINKTGTPYDSRANLIIKDSIGEVFKNIT; from the coding sequence ATGAGCATAAAAGCTTTAAGAGAGATAATTGACAAATCAGACAATATAGTGTTTTTTGGAGGTGCAGGTGTCTCAACAGAATCAAATATTCCTGATTTTAGAAGCGCAAACGGCCTTTATAACAAAGACTCAGGAACTAGATATTCTCCTGAAGAAATACTTTCAAGAAGTTTTTTTACCAAGCATACAAAGGATTTCTATGATTTCTACAGAAGCAAAATGATTTACAAGGAGGCAGAGCCCAACTATGCACATCTCGCTTTAGCAAAGCTAGAGAAGCAGGGCAAGTTAAAAGCAGTAATTACACAAAATATTGATGGATTGCATCAAAAGGCAGGAAGTAAGAATGTTTTAGAACTTCATGGTTCTATTCACAGGAATTATTGTATGAACTGTCACGAATTTTTTGTTCTTGACTATATCATAAATTCAGCTGATATTCCAAAATGCAGCAGATGCGGCGGTGTAGTAAAGCCTGATGTAGTGCTTTATGAGGAAGGACTTAATATGAATGTGCTTCAAAGAGCAGTTCAATATATAGAAAAAGCTGAGGTTTTGATAGTAGGTGGCACCTCTCTTTCAGTTTATCCTGCGGCTAATCTGGTGACCTATTACAAAGGCAGTAATCTGGTTTTAATAAATAAAACAGGAACGCCTTATGACAGCAGGGCAAATTTAATTATAAAGGACAGCATTGGAGAGGTTTTTAAAAATATCACATAA
- the asnS gene encoding asparagine--tRNA ligase, with protein MESVVIKQLYRETEKHAGQVVSISGWVRTIRASNAFGFIELNDGSFFKNVQVVFESDMENYKDVSKLPISSSVTVEGLVELTPEAKQPFEIKAKKIIIEGMSNSDYPLQKKRHSLEYLRTIAHLRARSNTFSAVFRVRSLAAYAIHKFFQEQGFVYVHTPIITGSDAEGAGEMFRVTTLDLNNIPKTEEGKIDTAQDFFGKETNLTVSGQLNGETFALAFRDIYTFGPTFRAENSNTARHAAEFWMIEPEMAFADLKDDMEVAEAMVKYIIKYVMENAPEEMEFFNSFIDKGLFDRLSNVVNSDFGRITYTEAVEILEKSGEKFEYPVKWGIDLQTEHERYITEKHFKKPVFVTDYPKEIKAFYMRQNDDGKTVAAADLLVPGVGEIIGGSQREERLSVLEARMEELGLKKEDYWWYLELRKYGETVHSGFGLGFERILMYLTGMTNIRDVIPFPRTTGTSEF; from the coding sequence ATGGAATCAGTAGTAATTAAACAACTTTACAGAGAAACTGAGAAGCATGCTGGGCAAGTAGTAAGCATATCAGGATGGGTAAGGACTATAAGAGCTTCTAATGCCTTTGGTTTTATAGAGCTAAACGATGGAAGCTTCTTTAAAAATGTTCAGGTAGTATTTGAAAGCGATATGGAAAACTATAAGGATGTATCAAAGCTGCCTATAAGTTCGTCTGTAACTGTAGAAGGGCTTGTGGAGCTTACTCCAGAGGCTAAACAGCCTTTTGAAATAAAGGCAAAGAAAATTATAATCGAGGGAATGTCTAATTCTGATTATCCTCTTCAAAAGAAGAGACATAGCCTAGAATACCTAAGAACTATAGCTCACTTAAGAGCTAGAAGCAACACTTTTTCAGCGGTGTTCAGAGTACGTTCCTTAGCAGCCTACGCTATTCACAAATTCTTCCAAGAACAGGGCTTTGTGTATGTACACACTCCAATTATAACTGGAAGCGATGCGGAAGGTGCTGGAGAAATGTTCAGAGTTACAACTCTTGATTTAAACAATATTCCAAAAACAGAGGAAGGCAAGATAGATACTGCCCAAGATTTCTTCGGAAAGGAAACAAACCTTACAGTTAGCGGTCAGCTAAACGGAGAAACCTTTGCTCTTGCATTTAGAGACATTTATACCTTTGGACCAACCTTCAGAGCAGAAAACTCCAATACAGCAAGACACGCTGCAGAGTTCTGGATGATAGAACCTGAAATGGCTTTTGCGGATCTTAAAGACGATATGGAAGTTGCTGAAGCAATGGTTAAGTATATAATCAAATATGTTATGGAAAATGCTCCAGAAGAAATGGAGTTCTTCAACAGCTTTATCGATAAAGGCTTATTTGATAGACTAAGCAATGTAGTTAATTCTGATTTTGGAAGAATAACTTATACAGAAGCTGTAGAGATTCTTGAAAAGAGCGGTGAAAAGTTTGAATACCCAGTTAAGTGGGGTATTGATCTTCAAACTGAGCATGAGAGATACATTACAGAAAAGCACTTTAAGAAGCCTGTATTTGTTACAGATTATCCAAAGGAAATCAAGGCTTTTTATATGAGACAAAATGATGATGGAAAAACAGTTGCTGCAGCTGATCTTCTTGTGCCTGGGGTTGGTGAAATCATTGGTGGAAGCCAAAGAGAAGAAAGACTTAGCGTTCTTGAGGCAAGAATGGAAGAGCTTGGGCTTAAGAAAGAAGACTACTGGTGGTATTTAGAGCTTAGAAAATATGGTGAAACTGTTCACTCAGGGTTTGGTCTGGGCTTTGAAAGAATACTTATGTATTTAACAGGAATGACAAATATAAGAGATGTTATTCCATTCCCAAGAACTACAGGAACTTCAGAGTTTTAA
- a CDS encoding carbohydrate kinase family protein: protein MGSLFSIGELLIDFVPLQKGKALKDVTAFERVPGGAPANVAAAVAKFGGKAALITMLGEDSFGDFLLEQLSQYGVATDKILRTKKANTGLAFVSLREDGERDFLFYRKPSSDLFLSESDINENWFSEGDIIHFCSVDLVESPMKGAHKKVIQASKCRGGIISFDPNVRLPLWDNPEECRKTILEFIPLAHIVKISDDELEFITGTSNVNEAIASLFIGDVKAIILTKGSKGAALYLQDEIYESTGYAVSVQDTTGAGDAFIGALLYQLLDKRTTAQNLKEIIKKHHENILAFANASGALTTTGKGAISSIPSKEHIYMLISK, encoded by the coding sequence ATGGGAAGTCTATTTTCAATTGGCGAACTTTTAATTGATTTTGTGCCGCTTCAAAAGGGAAAGGCATTAAAGGATGTTACAGCTTTTGAAAGGGTTCCTGGGGGAGCACCTGCTAATGTGGCTGCAGCAGTTGCAAAATTCGGAGGGAAGGCTGCTTTAATTACAATGTTAGGCGAGGATAGCTTTGGAGATTTTCTATTAGAGCAATTGAGTCAGTACGGTGTTGCTACTGATAAAATCTTAAGAACAAAGAAAGCCAACACTGGACTAGCCTTTGTATCACTTAGAGAAGATGGAGAAAGAGATTTTTTATTTTATCGTAAGCCGTCTTCTGATTTATTTCTTTCAGAATCTGACATTAATGAAAATTGGTTCAGTGAAGGTGATATAATACATTTTTGTTCTGTGGACTTGGTAGAAAGTCCTATGAAGGGAGCCCATAAAAAAGTTATTCAAGCTTCCAAGTGTCGGGGAGGCATTATTAGCTTTGATCCAAATGTGCGTCTGCCGCTTTGGGATAACCCTGAGGAATGCAGAAAAACAATTTTGGAGTTTATTCCATTAGCACATATCGTAAAAATTTCTGATGATGAGCTAGAATTTATTACAGGTACCTCAAATGTAAATGAAGCCATAGCCTCGCTTTTCATAGGAGATGTAAAAGCCATAATTTTGACAAAAGGCTCGAAAGGAGCAGCACTTTATTTACAGGATGAAATATACGAATCAACTGGATATGCTGTCAGCGTCCAGGATACTACTGGTGCAGGAGATGCCTTTATCGGAGCGCTATTATATCAGTTGCTAGACAAAAGGACCACTGCTCAGAACTTAAAAGAAATAATAAAAAAGCACCATGAGAATATACTTGCATTTGCAAATGCAAGCGGTGCTTTAACTACAACTGGAAAAGGAGCTATTTCCTCTATTCCATCAAAAGAACATATTTATATGTTAATTAGTAAGTAA